The following proteins are encoded in a genomic region of Fusobacterium sp. SYSU M8D902:
- a CDS encoding TetR/AcrR family transcriptional regulator — MGKKELIISSTKKMILEKGYRNTSVEDITNCAGISKGSFYTYFKSKNLVIDHILEETINKLKIETAIDRRVSLVNNVKKLVRNRIILEDENLKDNLVMINLFRNIALLDERTLALLKEIEGLIVGKMRCIIKAYSKEIKIDDGEVDFYSKMLSSIITNYKTFTLFISERDGNFIKNIEEIKDKYNSKEFEKNIEIISESILKILTY; from the coding sequence GTGGGGAAAAAAGAGCTGATAATATCTTCGACTAAAAAGATGATATTGGAAAAGGGATATAGAAATACATCAGTAGAAGACATAACAAACTGTGCTGGAATTTCCAAAGGGAGTTTTTATACATATTTTAAAAGTAAAAATCTAGTGATAGATCATATATTAGAGGAGACTATAAATAAGCTAAAGATTGAGACTGCTATTGATAGAAGGGTTAGTCTGGTAAATAATGTGAAGAAATTGGTAAGAAATAGGATCATTTTAGAGGATGAGAATTTGAAGGATAATCTGGTGATGATCAATCTATTTAGAAACATTGCTCTGCTAGATGAGAGGACTTTAGCACTATTAAAGGAGATAGAGGGCTTGATAGTGGGTAAAATGAGGTGTATAATCAAAGCTTACTCCAAGGAGATCAAGATAGATGATGGAGAAGTGGATTTTTACTCAAAAATGCTTAGCAGTATAATAACTAACTACAAAACATTTACTCTTTTTATCTCTGAGAGAGATGGAAATTTTATTAAGAATATTGAGGAGATAAAAGATAAATACAACTCAAAGGAGTTTGAAAAAAATATTGAGATAATCTCAGAGAGTATTTTAAAAATTTTAACATATTAG
- a CDS encoding efflux RND transporter periplasmic adaptor subunit: MKKAKYLVFILMLMLVGCGKKKEEKVIEKPAKYVVTEPVKTRTMNQVFRTDAILEPKGKIDHQTEKGGIVEKILKKNGDKVKKGELVMVLSDSATESAYFTAKANYASSKSSMEIARNNYEKFKKLYDQELISYLEYINYENNYINAKGAYESAKANYESAKSDYDKLSRRAEINGTVGNLFAKVGKKVAGTDTVFTVINDNQMETYVGFPAEWLDEIKVGMEVQVEVPDIDKTLTGKIVEINPIAEYDTKKFMIKVAIDNKDKSIKDGMYSYVTVPAGKTEALSIEDEAIFVRNLVSYVYKIENDKATRVEVKTGATNLPYTQISSKDIKEGDKIVVKGVFGLEEGDKVKENIEAK, encoded by the coding sequence ATGAAAAAAGCTAAATATTTAGTATTTATATTAATGCTAATGCTAGTAGGTTGTGGAAAGAAAAAAGAGGAAAAAGTAATAGAAAAACCTGCTAAATATGTTGTAACTGAACCAGTGAAAACAAGAACAATGAACCAAGTATTCAGAACAGATGCTATTCTTGAACCAAAAGGGAAGATAGATCACCAAACAGAAAAGGGTGGAATAGTTGAGAAGATATTAAAGAAAAATGGGGATAAAGTAAAAAAAGGTGAGCTAGTAATGGTACTATCTGACAGTGCAACTGAGTCAGCTTACTTTACAGCAAAAGCTAACTATGCTTCTAGCAAATCATCAATGGAGATAGCTAGAAACAACTATGAAAAATTTAAAAAACTATATGATCAAGAGTTAATCTCATATCTTGAGTATATAAACTATGAAAATAACTATATCAATGCTAAGGGAGCTTATGAGTCAGCAAAAGCTAACTATGAGTCAGCTAAATCAGATTATGATAAGTTATCAAGAAGAGCAGAGATAAATGGAACAGTGGGAAATCTATTTGCTAAAGTAGGTAAGAAAGTAGCTGGAACAGATACAGTGTTCACAGTTATAAATGATAATCAAATGGAAACATATGTAGGATTCCCAGCTGAATGGTTAGATGAGATAAAAGTTGGAATGGAAGTTCAAGTTGAGGTTCCAGATATTGACAAGACTCTAACAGGAAAAATTGTTGAGATAAACCCAATTGCAGAGTATGACACTAAGAAGTTTATGATTAAAGTGGCTATTGATAATAAAGATAAGAGTATAAAAGATGGAATGTACTCATATGTAACTGTTCCAGCTGGAAAAACAGAGGCTCTATCAATTGAAGATGAGGCAATTTTCGTAAGAAACTTAGTTTCATATGTATATAAGATTGAAAATGATAAGGCTACAAGAGTAGAAGTAAAAACAGGAGCAACTAACTTACCATATACTCAAATCTCATCTAAAGATATAAAAGAGGGAGATAAGATAGTTGTTAAAGGAGTATTTGGTCTTGAAGAGGGAGACAAGGTCAAAGAGAATATAGAAGCTAAATAA
- a CDS encoding PG0541 family transporter-associated protein, with protein MNNFQNYKMMMVYINESHKVMLEDFLEEIHFHLYTVQRKAESVWNEKIKHKNTHIWPGTDCIFLLSLPGEKVEHMLKMLKTFRASLPYEIVMAIGVIPLERTVPDLLKEKSVEIDTELLERLKNKKDKK; from the coding sequence ATGAATAATTTCCAAAATTATAAGATGATGATGGTTTACATTAATGAATCACATAAGGTGATGTTAGAAGATTTCCTTGAAGAGATACATTTTCATCTCTATACAGTACAGAGAAAGGCTGAAAGTGTTTGGAATGAGAAGATAAAACATAAGAATACTCATATTTGGCCAGGTACAGATTGCATATTTTTACTATCACTCCCAGGAGAAAAGGTTGAACATATGTTGAAGATGTTAAAGACATTTAGAGCCTCTCTTCCTTATGAAATAGTGATGGCAATTGGAGTAATACCATTGGAGAGAACTGTACCAGATCTATTAAAAGAGAAGAGTGTAGAGATAGATACCGAACTTTTAGAAAGATTGAAAAATAAAAAAGATAAAAAATAG
- a CDS encoding TolC family protein, with product MKKTVGLLLLLSSSVFARELTLDQAIQMALDNSKEMKISEKGVESAKLNVGIAFKNALPSVVYTGSYTRSEYDRRITKEQRPSRRLTTQANPETVDARGGYSQKITISQPLFQGGAILGGIQYAKAYKGIADLNYLGDKRDVRLDTIRIYSDIVKNEKDLEALLSSKDELQATYNKQKAQLDLRLITKADLLKTEYSLLEVDSEIIGAQNRVAVQKENLKLRLGIPKGEELSVVEFDVPMYLSRNIDFQSDMEQAKTKSINALIANNFVNVAEASKKVARADMLPRVSAFASYGVESDRRKYNTTMDDAEWRGGVQVTWNVFEFGKNYDNYRVAKLNQEQEELKEKISQDNIDVNVTEAYLELIRMEKNRDSKSRALEAALENYRMDKEKYLAGLISTIDFLDSETQLREAKVGYNQVVIDYLYAFERYRSMLI from the coding sequence ATGAAGAAAACTGTAGGATTACTTTTGTTGTTAAGTAGTTCAGTTTTTGCAAGAGAGCTTACTCTAGATCAAGCTATTCAGATGGCATTAGATAATAGTAAAGAGATGAAGATATCAGAAAAGGGTGTAGAGTCAGCTAAATTAAATGTAGGTATAGCTTTTAAAAATGCTTTACCAAGTGTGGTATACACAGGATCATATACAAGAAGTGAGTATGATAGAAGAATAACTAAGGAGCAGAGACCTAGCAGAAGGTTGACAACTCAAGCAAATCCAGAGACAGTAGATGCTAGAGGTGGATATTCACAAAAAATAACTATATCTCAACCACTATTCCAAGGGGGAGCAATATTAGGTGGAATCCAGTATGCTAAAGCATATAAGGGAATTGCAGATCTTAACTATCTAGGAGATAAGAGAGATGTGAGACTTGATACTATTAGAATATACTCAGATATAGTGAAAAATGAGAAGGATTTAGAGGCTCTATTATCATCAAAAGATGAGTTACAAGCTACATATAACAAGCAAAAAGCTCAGTTGGATCTAAGATTGATAACTAAGGCTGATCTATTAAAAACTGAGTACTCTCTATTAGAAGTGGATTCAGAGATAATTGGAGCACAAAATAGAGTAGCTGTTCAAAAGGAGAATCTAAAATTGAGATTGGGTATACCAAAGGGAGAGGAACTTTCAGTTGTAGAGTTTGATGTACCTATGTACCTAAGTAGAAATATTGATTTTCAAAGTGATATGGAACAAGCTAAGACTAAGAGTATAAATGCTTTAATAGCTAATAATTTTGTAAATGTAGCAGAGGCTTCTAAAAAAGTAGCTAGAGCTGATATGTTACCACGTGTGAGTGCATTTGCTAGTTATGGTGTGGAATCAGATAGAAGAAAATATAATACAACTATGGATGATGCTGAATGGAGAGGTGGAGTTCAAGTAACTTGGAATGTATTTGAATTTGGAAAAAACTATGACAACTATAGAGTGGCAAAGCTTAATCAAGAGCAAGAGGAGTTAAAAGAGAAGATTTCACAAGATAATATAGATGTAAATGTAACTGAAGCTTATCTTGAGCTAATAAGAATGGAAAAAAATAGAGATTCTAAATCAAGAGCTTTAGAGGCAGCTTTAGAAAACTATAGAATGGATAAGGAAAAATATCTTGCTGGATTAATTTCAACAATTGACTTTTTGGATTCAGAGACTCAATTGAGAGAGGCAAAAGTTGGATACAATCAGGTAGTAATTGATTATCTATATGCATTTGAAAGATATAGATCAATGTTGATTTAA
- a CDS encoding efflux RND transporter periplasmic adaptor subunit: MKKILVLLLSVTMLGCGGKGMKSDFSKKENVKIVKTMELKERVLDNIKSYNGELKPKMEMKIVTSTGGDVEEIYFKNGDRVRKGQVIVKLYNADVVADYYEAQGRFLKAESTFSTEKISFEKYEKLYKKEIISENDYLNVKNRYETAQGEMKIAEGNFIRAKEDFDNLDVVSKIDGVITDLYVKKYEKLKSGVNIVTVIDNSEMEVDVAITGKDIGNSKIGEKAEVFVEELGEKREGVVETFNLNSDSDSKKYSIRLGIKNLDKRILKGMYAKISLKMGDIKGIFVPTKALMIKDLYSYIAVVRGDRVFIYRVTPKRTIGDMRLIEFPEYQEGDRIVVEGQYLLNNNDRVKES; this comes from the coding sequence ATGAAAAAAATACTTGTATTGCTACTTTCAGTTACAATGTTAGGTTGTGGTGGTAAAGGTATGAAGAGTGATTTCTCAAAAAAAGAAAATGTAAAGATAGTAAAGACTATGGAGTTAAAAGAGAGAGTCTTGGATAATATAAAGAGTTATAACGGGGAATTGAAGCCTAAGATGGAGATGAAAATAGTAACTTCTACTGGTGGAGATGTAGAGGAGATATACTTCAAAAATGGAGATAGAGTGAGAAAGGGACAGGTGATAGTAAAGCTCTACAATGCAGATGTAGTAGCTGATTACTATGAGGCACAGGGAAGATTTTTAAAGGCTGAATCAACATTTTCCACAGAGAAGATCTCATTTGAAAAGTATGAAAAGCTATATAAAAAGGAGATTATATCTGAAAATGATTATCTGAATGTAAAGAATAGATATGAGACTGCTCAAGGGGAGATGAAAATAGCAGAGGGAAACTTCATAAGAGCTAAGGAGGATTTTGATAACTTAGATGTTGTTTCAAAAATAGATGGAGTGATAACTGATCTATATGTGAAAAAATATGAAAAATTAAAATCTGGAGTGAATATTGTCACTGTAATAGATAATTCAGAGATGGAAGTAGATGTAGCTATAACAGGAAAGGACATAGGAAATAGCAAGATTGGAGAGAAGGCTGAGGTATTCGTAGAGGAGCTAGGAGAGAAGAGAGAGGGTGTTGTAGAGACATTCAACTTAAATTCAGATAGTGATAGTAAAAAATACTCAATAAGATTGGGGATAAAAAACCTAGATAAAAGAATTTTGAAGGGGATGTATGCAAAAATAAGTTTAAAAATGGGAGATATAAAGGGGATTTTTGTACCTACAAAAGCTTTGATGATCAAAGATCTATACTCATACATAGCAGTTGTGAGAGGGGATAGAGTCTTTATCTATAGAGTGACTCCTAAAAGAACAATAGGAGATATGAGATTGATTGAGTTCCCAGAGTACCAAGAGGGAGATAGAATCGTAGTAGAGGGGCAATACCTATTAAATAATAATGATAGGGTGAAGGAGAGCTAA
- a CDS encoding efflux RND transporter permease subunit: protein MTLAGLSIRRPVATTMVMISIMFIGLMAMFTMKSELLPNMEIPVVTVRTTWNGAVAEDVETQITKKIEEILPNVEGIDKIESTSSFEQSLVIVKFNFGVNANDKATEIQRELSKISNDLPQDANTPIVKKVDAGSGNLTMVTMFSAPNRAELSTFVEEYLKPKFESLTGIGQVNVFGNSDKQLQIQFDSDKLAAYNLSPVELYRMISLSSQNLPLGTVKTGNKNIIARFMGELNYIDEYENMIIQSNGNTLKLKDVANIVLTTEDDSSKGFLSGKDAIVVAVEKSADGSTLELNRAAYKALESLKSVMPPGGEYKILLDTSEDIEKSISSVSSNAVQGLVLATIVLLVFLKNVRATFLVSAALPVAIIFTFAFLALANTSLNLISLMGLSIGVGMLTDNSVVVVDNIYRHMTELHSPVMEASENGATEVTLSVIASALTTMVVFIPILFIPGIAREIFKDLSLSIIFSNVAALLVSLTLIPMLASRFLTTKTNITAEGKIFAKVKASYLKIINWTLKNRFKTLGATIALFFFTVIVGGSMLRVEFMPKQDQGRYSVVAELGKGLDLDKSEYISKQIEDIIKNDPMTKFYFTVIQNDLISVNIDVGKKDSRDVTVFEIMDRIRKATDKIPDTRISLSENFAMSSPSRDVEFDIVGSNLDEIKMVGKNVLERLKLYPGAVDVKSTLDPGNVEARIVLDRDKIRSYGIDPVTVGQIMSYSILGGNRGDTVTVKTGSEEIDVLVRLPKDKRKDINDIQNINIKIGDRKFVKVSDISKVIYAEGSSEINKTDRIYSVTVSANDGGVGIRALQGEIIKAFNESNPPASVSYRWGGSSENLQDSTSQLGMALGISIFLIYALLAAQFENFLLPFIILGSVPLSLIGIIVGLLIANQPIDIMVMVGLILLAGIVVNNAIVLIDFIQLTIERGSGRIEAVVESCRTRLRPILMTTMTTVLGMLPLSLGIGEGSEIYRGMAITVMFGLTFSTILTLVIIPILFTLVEDFIEKMSNLIKKVGKKSAE from the coding sequence ATGACATTAGCAGGTTTGTCAATACGTAGACCAGTTGCAACAACAATGGTGATGATATCCATTATGTTTATAGGTCTTATGGCAATGTTTACAATGAAATCAGAGTTACTGCCAAATATGGAAATTCCCGTTGTTACTGTTAGAACAACTTGGAACGGAGCTGTAGCTGAAGATGTAGAGACACAGATTACAAAAAAAATAGAGGAGATTCTTCCCAATGTTGAGGGTATAGATAAGATAGAATCAACTTCATCATTTGAGCAATCATTGGTAATAGTTAAATTTAACTTTGGAGTAAATGCTAATGATAAGGCTACAGAGATCCAAAGAGAGTTATCAAAAATATCCAATGATCTACCTCAAGATGCAAATACACCAATTGTTAAGAAGGTAGATGCTGGTTCAGGTAACTTGACTATGGTTACAATGTTCTCAGCTCCAAATAGAGCAGAGCTAAGTACATTTGTAGAGGAGTATTTAAAACCTAAATTTGAGAGCTTGACAGGAATAGGACAGGTAAATGTTTTCGGTAACTCAGATAAGCAGTTACAGATACAATTTGATAGTGATAAGTTAGCAGCTTACAACCTATCACCAGTTGAGCTATACAGAATGATCTCACTATCTAGCCAAAATTTACCATTAGGTACAGTAAAAACTGGTAATAAAAATATTATAGCTAGATTTATGGGAGAGCTAAACTACATTGATGAATATGAGAATATGATCATTCAAAGTAATGGTAATACACTTAAATTAAAAGATGTAGCTAATATAGTATTGACTACTGAGGATGACTCAAGTAAAGGTTTCCTATCAGGAAAAGATGCGATAGTTGTAGCAGTGGAAAAATCAGCAGATGGAAGTACATTGGAATTAAATAGAGCAGCATACAAAGCACTAGAGAGTTTAAAATCTGTAATGCCACCAGGTGGAGAGTATAAGATACTACTAGATACTTCTGAAGATATAGAGAAATCTATTTCAAGTGTTTCAAGTAACGCAGTTCAAGGTCTAGTACTAGCAACAATAGTACTATTGGTATTCTTAAAGAACGTCAGAGCTACATTCCTAGTTTCAGCAGCTCTACCAGTTGCAATAATATTTACTTTTGCTTTCCTAGCACTAGCTAATACATCACTTAACTTGATCTCACTTATGGGATTATCTATAGGTGTTGGAATGCTAACAGATAACTCCGTTGTTGTTGTGGATAATATCTATCGTCATATGACAGAGCTTCACTCACCAGTGATGGAAGCATCTGAAAATGGAGCTACTGAGGTTACACTTTCAGTTATAGCTTCAGCACTTACAACAATGGTCGTATTCATACCTATACTATTTATACCAGGAATAGCTAGAGAGATATTTAAAGATCTATCACTTTCAATAATATTCTCAAACGTAGCTGCACTATTAGTATCGTTAACATTGATACCAATGCTAGCAAGTAGATTCCTAACAACTAAGACAAATATCACAGCAGAAGGAAAGATATTTGCCAAAGTAAAGGCTTCTTATTTGAAAATTATTAACTGGACATTGAAAAATAGATTTAAGACTTTAGGTGCAACTATAGCACTATTCTTCTTCACAGTTATAGTTGGTGGAAGTATGTTAAGAGTTGAGTTTATGCCTAAACAAGACCAAGGTAGATACTCTGTAGTTGCTGAGTTAGGTAAGGGACTTGATCTAGATAAGTCAGAATATATCTCTAAACAGATAGAGGATATAATTAAAAATGACCCAATGACAAAGTTCTACTTTACAGTTATTCAAAATGACTTGATCTCAGTTAACATAGATGTAGGTAAAAAAGATAGTAGAGATGTTACTGTATTTGAGATAATGGATAGAATAAGAAAGGCAACTGATAAGATCCCTGATACAAGAATCAGTTTATCAGAGAACTTTGCTATGTCAAGTCCTTCAAGAGATGTTGAGTTTGATATAGTAGGATCAAACTTAGATGAGATAAAAATGGTTGGAAAAAATGTTCTAGAGAGATTAAAACTATATCCAGGAGCAGTTGACGTAAAATCAACTCTAGATCCAGGAAACGTAGAGGCTAGAATAGTATTGGATAGAGATAAGATTAGAAGTTATGGTATAGATCCTGTGACAGTTGGACAGATAATGAGTTACTCTATACTTGGAGGAAACAGAGGGGATACTGTAACAGTAAAAACTGGAAGTGAGGAGATAGATGTTTTAGTAAGACTTCCAAAAGATAAGAGAAAAGATATTAACGATATCCAAAATATCAATATCAAAATTGGAGATAGAAAGTTTGTAAAAGTTTCTGATATCTCAAAAGTTATCTATGCTGAAGGTTCATCTGAGATAAACAAAACAGATAGAATATACAGTGTAACAGTATCAGCAAATGATGGTGGTGTAGGAATTAGAGCTTTACAAGGTGAGATAATAAAAGCCTTCAATGAATCAAATCCACCAGCTTCAGTATCATATAGATGGGGAGGAAGTTCAGAGAACTTACAAGATTCAACAAGTCAGTTGGGAATGGCTCTAGGAATTTCAATATTCTTAATCTATGCACTACTAGCTGCACAGTTTGAAAACTTCTTATTACCATTTATCATATTGGGATCAGTACCACTATCACTAATAGGAATAATAGTAGGATTATTAATAGCTAATCAACCTATAGATATAATGGTAATGGTTGGACTTATACTACTAGCAGGTATAGTTGTAAACAACGCCATTGTATTGATAGACTTTATTCAATTGACTATCGAGAGAGGTAGTGGTAGAATAGAGGCAGTAGTAGAGTCTTGTAGAACTAGACTTAGACCGATACTTATGACAACTATGACAACAGTACTAGGAATGCTACCATTGTCATTGGGAATAGGAGAGGGATCTGAAATATATAGAGGAATGGCTATAACAGTAATGTTTGGATTAACTTTCTCTACTATATTAACACTAGTAATCATTCCTATACTATTTACATTAGTAGAAGATTTTATCGAAAAAATGTCAAATCTAATTAAAAAAGTAGGGAAAAAATCAGCAGAATAA
- a CDS encoding efflux RND transporter permease subunit yields MRSIPEFSIRKPATTIMFLISMIFFGYLGLKKMPVEMLPNINRPTVRIRVRWEGATPADMDKMIVRKIENILPNVEGVVEYSSESTAEMAFIYVKFKYGTDVETKITLIQNEINQIRGRFPEEMKEPTIRKSSSSDAPALTFSMAGGDMIEMRSYIENILKPILERIEGVAEVETYGGREQEVSVVIDPEKLENYNLSIIDVYNKMSGATINIPGGIVREGEKEYLIKVEAEINSADEIKNIVLSNRNGHLLKLKDIADIDISSKDLTSVNRKNGKDNILVIVSKTDEGNSVEIVKNVKRYLEELKQSFPNNTVMSYEFDSSITIMNSIKNVQTSGMIGLFLASIILFIFLKSVSATLIIATAIPISVIFTFFLLNAQGITLNLMSLMGLSLGIGMLVDNSVVVVDNIYRHLSELGKDRITAARDGAQEMALPVLASTLTTVAAFLPLVFQEGLAKEQFNNLCYAISYSLLASLVISLTFVPMISSKIMNGKRDINSEGKLFKLVKRNYVSMLKFAIRRRWAVLASIVVLFVGSLYVASKLGGRFIPTVDEGRFAVVAKLPAGSDINKGDRIARILESRVNQLDFIKDFTVSGNGMRSILNINAGLKGTRDRSMVEIIRELRRVYVDIPDAEITITPGYRFGIRGIYDLELELYSDSDMQLQSIIGELKERVSRIEGIKEVSSSFEGGKPEGKFYINREKAEYYGVNIKDIARMLQVQIQGGVPITINSDNDEIDVTLKLAQNYRESTEYILDSRVTLPSGKNIKISDVASFRIEEGPSKLEKKDKRKKIVLYANLDRSLDLKTAQEKIEEEIEKMGLPDSVIYAQGGKSADMAEMSEQLKYTFGIAIFLIYFILVWQFESFVMPFIIILSIPLSTTGAFYALYGVNLNIDAMVSIGFVMLAGIVVNNAIVLIDFINIRREEGDSKVKAIITAGRTRLRPILMTTMTTVLGMLPLMFSNGQGSEMYKGMSFVVVFGLSVATLLTLIVIPVFYYLVDELIERVKIRKEER; encoded by the coding sequence ATGAGATCAATACCAGAATTTTCAATAAGAAAACCAGCTACTACAATAATGTTTTTAATCTCTATGATATTCTTTGGATATTTGGGATTGAAGAAGATGCCAGTGGAGATGCTACCCAATATAAATAGACCTACTGTAAGGATTAGAGTGAGGTGGGAAGGGGCAACTCCAGCTGATATGGATAAGATGATAGTGAGGAAGATAGAGAACATACTTCCCAATGTAGAGGGAGTTGTGGAGTATAGTTCAGAGTCTACAGCAGAGATGGCTTTTATATATGTGAAATTTAAGTATGGTACAGATGTAGAGACAAAAATTACTCTTATTCAAAATGAGATCAACCAGATAAGGGGAAGATTTCCAGAGGAGATGAAGGAACCAACCATAAGGAAGAGTTCATCTTCTGATGCACCAGCACTGACATTCTCAATGGCTGGTGGAGATATGATAGAGATGAGAAGCTATATTGAGAATATATTAAAACCTATATTGGAAAGGATTGAAGGTGTAGCTGAGGTAGAGACTTATGGTGGTAGAGAACAAGAGGTTTCAGTAGTTATAGATCCAGAGAAATTGGAGAACTACAATTTGAGTATAATAGATGTATACAACAAGATGAGTGGTGCTACTATCAATATTCCAGGTGGAATAGTGAGAGAGGGAGAGAAGGAGTATCTGATCAAGGTTGAAGCTGAGATAAATAGTGCTGATGAGATAAAAAATATAGTCTTGAGCAATAGAAATGGACACCTTTTAAAATTAAAGGATATAGCAGATATAGATATCTCCTCTAAAGATCTTACTTCAGTAAATAGAAAGAATGGAAAGGATAATATATTAGTAATAGTTTCAAAGACAGATGAGGGAAATTCAGTTGAGATAGTAAAAAATGTGAAGAGATACCTAGAGGAGTTAAAACAGTCATTCCCCAATAATACAGTGATGAGCTATGAATTTGACTCTTCAATAACAATAATGAACTCTATTAAAAATGTACAGACAAGTGGAATGATAGGGCTTTTTCTAGCCTCTATAATACTGTTTATATTTTTAAAGAGTGTATCAGCTACATTGATAATAGCTACAGCTATTCCAATATCAGTAATCTTTACCTTCTTTCTTTTGAATGCTCAAGGGATAACTTTAAATTTGATGTCCTTGATGGGATTATCATTGGGAATAGGAATGTTAGTTGACAACTCAGTAGTTGTGGTTGATAATATATATAGACATCTGTCAGAATTGGGAAAAGATAGGATCACAGCAGCTAGAGATGGGGCTCAAGAGATGGCACTTCCTGTGTTGGCATCAACATTGACTACAGTGGCAGCATTTTTACCATTGGTATTTCAAGAGGGCTTGGCAAAGGAGCAATTCAATAATCTATGTTATGCTATATCCTACTCTCTATTAGCATCACTTGTAATATCTCTTACCTTTGTTCCTATGATTTCGAGCAAGATAATGAATGGAAAGAGAGATATCAATTCAGAGGGTAAACTTTTTAAATTAGTAAAGAGAAATTATGTATCTATGTTGAAATTTGCCATTAGAAGAAGATGGGCAGTTTTAGCTAGTATAGTTGTGCTTTTTGTAGGCTCACTATATGTGGCAAGTAAGTTAGGAGGAAGATTTATTCCTACAGTGGACGAGGGAAGATTTGCTGTAGTGGCAAAGTTACCAGCTGGTTCAGATATAAATAAGGGAGATAGAATAGCTAGGATATTGGAGAGTAGAGTAAATCAATTGGACTTTATAAAGGATTTTACTGTCTCTGGAAATGGAATGAGATCTATATTGAATATCAATGCTGGACTAAAGGGTACAAGAGATAGATCTATGGTGGAGATAATACGTGAATTGAGAAGAGTCTATGTGGATATTCCAGATGCTGAGATAACAATAACACCAGGTTATAGATTCGGAATAAGAGGGATATATGACTTGGAGTTGGAGCTATATTCAGATAGTGATATGCAGTTGCAGAGTATAATAGGTGAACTAAAGGAGAGAGTCTCTAGGATTGAGGGAATAAAAGAGGTGAGTTCATCTTTTGAAGGTGGAAAACCAGAGGGTAAATTCTATATTAATAGAGAGAAAGCTGAGTATTATGGAGTAAATATCAAAGATATAGCTAGAATGTTGCAGGTACAGATACAAGGGGGAGTTCCTATCACTATAAACAGTGATAATGATGAGATTGATGTAACTTTAAAACTGGCACAAAACTATAGGGAGTCAACAGAGTATATCTTGGATTCAAGGGTGACTCTACCAAGTGGAAAGAATATAAAGATCTCAGATGTAGCAAGTTTTAGAATAGAAGAGGGACCTTCTAAATTGGAGAAAAAGGATAAGAGAAAGAAGATAGTACTATATGCCAACCTAGATAGAAGTTTGGATTTGAAAACAGCTCAGGAAAAGATAGAAGAGGAGATAGAGAAAATGGGATTGCCTGATAGTGTGATCTATGCTCAAGGTGGAAAGAGTGCAGATATGGCTGAGATGAGTGAACAGTTAAAATACACTTTTGGAATAGCAATATTTTTGATCTATTTTATACTGGTGTGGCAGTTTGAATCTTTTGTAATGCCTTTTATCATAATACTGTCTATTCCACTATCTACAACAGGGGCTTTTTATGCTCTCTATGGGGTAAATTTAAATATAGATGCTATGGTTTCCATAGGATTTGTAATGCTAGCTGGTATAGTTGTAAATAATGCTATTGTTTTGATAGACTTCATAAATATAAGAAGAGAAGAGGGAGATAGTAAAGTTAAGGCGATAATAACAGCTGGAAGAACAAGACTTAGACCGATACTTATGACCACTATGACTACAGTACTGGGAATGTTACCACTTATGTTTAGTAATGGACAGGGTTCGGAGATGTATAAAGGGATGTCATTTGTAGTTGTTTTTGGATTGTCAGTAGCTACACTGTTGACTTTGATTGTAATACCAGTGTTTTATTATTTAGTAGATGAATTAATTGAAAGGGTAAAGATTAGAAAGGAAGAGAGATGA